From a region of the Triticum aestivum cultivar Chinese Spring chromosome 7D, IWGSC CS RefSeq v2.1, whole genome shotgun sequence genome:
- the LOC100859947 gene encoding myb-related protein Zm38: MGRSPCCEKAHTNKGAWTREEDERLVAHVRAHGEGCWRSLPSAAGLLRCGKSCRLRWINYLRPDLKRGNFSRDEDELIVKLHSLLGNKWSLIAARLPGRTDNEIKNYWNTHIRRKLLGRGIDPVTHRPLTDAATVSFVHPAEATKQQATEERKPPRCPDLNLDLCISLPFQQEEERPPARACAKPVKMEQLQQGGICFRCSILRVRGAATECSCGSNFLGLRAGMLDFRGLEMK; this comes from the coding sequence ATGGGGAGATCGCCGTGCTGCGAGAAGGCGCACACCAACAAGGGCGCGTGGACgagggaggaggacgagcggctGGTGGCCCACGTCCGGGCGCACGGGGAGGGCTGCTGGCGCTCGCTGCCCAGCGCCGCCGGCCTGCTGCGCTGCGGCAAGAGCTGCCGCCTCAGGTGGATCAACTACCTCCGCCCCGACCTCAAGCGCGGCAACTTCAGCCGCGACGAGGACGAGCTCATCGTCAAGCTCCATAGCCTCCTCGGCAACAAGTGGTCGCTCATCGCCGCGCGCCTGCCCGGGAGGACGGACAACGAGATCAAGAACTACTGGAACACGCACATCCGGAGGAAGCTGCTGGGCAGGGGGATCGACCCGGTCACGCACCGCCCCCTCACCGACGCCGCCACCGTCTCCTTCGTCCATCCTGCAGAGGCGACCAAGCAACAGGCGACGGAGGAGAGGAAGCCGCCCAGATGCCCGGACCTCAACCTGGACCTCTGCATCAGCCTGCCGTTCCAACAGGAGGAGGAACGGCCGCCGGCGAGAGCGTGCGCCAAGCCGGTGAAGATGGAGCAGCTGCAGCAGGGCGGCATCTGCTTCCGCTGCAGCATCCTCAGAGTGAGAGGAGCGGCGACGGAGTGCAGCTGCGGCAGCAACTTCCTGGGCCTCAGGGCCGGCATGCTCGACTTCAGAGGCCTCGAGATGAAATAG